A single region of the Gracilibacillus caseinilyticus genome encodes:
- a CDS encoding PolC-type DNA polymerase III, with product MSISNHEKFRLLMDQIGIADDMKNKYFQEGSIEKLEVFRSDQRWHFHFQLAQSVPADIYQLFILKLTEAFSSIAKVTWSIQVQQDQLSEKERFDYWQIFLSELVNESPKYRAIENKKPLFNDNNIMLTVSNQIEAQWGKNIQGHLDQFCTKAGLAKQFIKMEVADQQEELEKFQQEKAMEDRKKVEEAFKQQEKRAQESKQETDTGPVQLGYPIKEQPVPMRDIFEEEKSIVFQGYLFDADIRELRSGRHLLILKVTDYTDSFQIKMFSKGDQDVEKFKQLKEGLWIKAKGMIQTDNFTNELTMMAKDIQQAPTITRDDPGLNGEKRLELHAHTLMSQMDAVVSASKLVEQAGKWGHKAIAITDHAVAQAYPEAYAAGQKHGVKIVYGVEANIVDDGVPIAYNEADRDLAEDTYVVFDVETTGLSAIYDTVIELAAVKIKNGEIVDRYESFANPHHPLSETTTNLTGITDDMVKDAPEVEDVLKEFHTWMGDAILVAHNADFDMGFLNTGFKRIGYDEASNPVIDTLELARLLFPELKNHRLNTLCKKLDIELTQHHRAIYDAEATGYLLWKFVKLSIERGITNHNQYNQHMGEGNAYQRSRPFHATLLAVTQEGLKNIYKLVSMAHINYFYRVPRIPRSKLQQYREGILVGTACDQGEVFETMMQKSKEQAEKAAKFYDYIEVQPPANFVHLYDKELVQNEAQLYDIIRNIVQLANDLNKPCVATGNVHHINENDRIYRQILIASQSGNPLSRQTLPNAYFRTTKEMMDAFSFLGDEKAKEIVIDNPNALVDQLEDIKPVKEDLYTPNIDGAEQEIRDLSYNFARSVYGDELPEIVEKRIEKELKSIIGHGFAVIYLISQKLVKKSLDDGYLVGSRGSVGSSLIATFTEITEVNPLPPHYVCPECKESQFFDDGSVGSGFDLPDKNCSNCDVPLKKDGQDIPFETFLGFKGDKVPDIDLNFSGEYQPRAHNYTKVLFGEDNVYRAGTIGTVAEKTAYGYVKGYASDKEMTLKQAEVDRLVKGCTGAKRTTGQHPGGIIVVPDDKEIYDFTPIQFPADDRNSEWRTTHFDFHSIHDNLLKLDILGHDDPTVIRMLQDLSGIDPQTVPTDDEEVMKIFSGPEVLGVTSEQIMCKTGTLGVPEFGTRFVRQMLEDTKPKTFAELVIISGLSHGTDVWLGNAQELINNGICGLPDVIGCRDDIMVYLMHKGLDASLAFKIMEFVRKGKGLDPEWIEEMKKHDVPDWYIDSCKKIKYMFPKAHAAAYVLMAIRIAYFKVHHPILFYAAYFTVRADDFELDTMIKGSEAIRKRVKEILEKGNDAPPKEKSLLTVLELALEMNERGYHFQKVDLYRSSATEFLVEDNSLIPPFNAVDGLGTNAAINIEKAREDGEFLSKEDLRERSRISKTVLEYLDQHGCLEGMADKNQLSLF from the coding sequence ATGAGTATCTCTAATCATGAGAAATTCCGACTTTTAATGGATCAAATTGGAATAGCGGACGACATGAAAAATAAGTATTTTCAAGAAGGAAGTATCGAAAAACTAGAAGTATTTCGTTCTGATCAGCGCTGGCATTTTCACTTTCAGCTTGCCCAATCGGTTCCTGCTGATATTTATCAGTTGTTTATATTGAAACTAACGGAAGCATTTTCTTCCATTGCAAAGGTTACCTGGTCGATACAAGTGCAGCAAGATCAGCTCAGCGAGAAAGAACGCTTTGATTATTGGCAAATCTTTTTATCAGAATTGGTGAATGAATCCCCAAAATACCGTGCAATTGAAAATAAAAAGCCATTATTTAACGATAATAATATTATGTTAACTGTAAGTAACCAGATTGAAGCACAATGGGGGAAAAACATCCAGGGACATCTTGATCAATTTTGTACAAAAGCTGGACTTGCCAAGCAATTTATCAAAATGGAAGTAGCTGACCAGCAGGAGGAATTAGAGAAATTCCAACAGGAAAAAGCGATGGAAGATCGTAAAAAGGTCGAAGAAGCCTTTAAACAACAAGAAAAACGCGCGCAGGAATCAAAACAGGAGACTGATACGGGCCCTGTTCAACTCGGCTATCCGATTAAAGAACAACCTGTACCAATGAGAGATATTTTTGAAGAAGAGAAAAGTATTGTCTTTCAAGGCTATCTATTTGATGCCGACATCCGTGAATTACGATCCGGCAGGCATTTGCTTATCTTGAAGGTGACAGATTACACGGATTCCTTCCAGATTAAAATGTTTTCCAAAGGTGATCAGGATGTTGAGAAATTTAAACAATTAAAAGAAGGACTTTGGATTAAGGCAAAAGGTATGATTCAGACCGATAATTTCACTAATGAATTAACGATGATGGCAAAGGACATTCAACAAGCTCCTACGATCACAAGAGACGATCCTGGTTTGAACGGGGAGAAACGTTTAGAACTCCATGCGCACACATTAATGAGTCAGATGGATGCAGTGGTGTCAGCCTCCAAATTAGTCGAGCAAGCTGGTAAATGGGGACATAAAGCTATTGCCATTACGGATCACGCTGTCGCACAAGCTTATCCTGAGGCATATGCAGCAGGACAAAAGCATGGAGTAAAAATCGTCTACGGTGTCGAAGCGAATATTGTCGATGACGGTGTGCCGATTGCCTATAATGAAGCAGATCGTGATTTGGCAGAGGATACGTATGTTGTATTTGACGTGGAAACAACTGGTTTATCAGCTATATACGATACCGTTATTGAACTTGCAGCAGTGAAAATAAAAAACGGAGAGATTGTGGACCGTTATGAATCGTTTGCCAATCCTCATCATCCGCTGTCCGAAACGACAACGAATTTAACGGGTATAACCGATGATATGGTCAAGGATGCTCCAGAAGTGGAAGATGTATTGAAGGAATTCCATACTTGGATGGGCGATGCGATTCTGGTTGCTCATAATGCAGACTTCGATATGGGCTTTTTAAATACTGGATTTAAGCGGATTGGATATGATGAGGCAAGTAATCCTGTAATTGATACATTAGAATTAGCTAGATTACTTTTCCCTGAATTGAAAAATCACCGTCTGAATACACTTTGTAAAAAGCTTGATATTGAATTAACCCAGCATCACCGGGCGATTTACGATGCAGAAGCAACAGGTTATTTGTTGTGGAAATTTGTGAAACTATCAATAGAACGTGGAATTACCAATCACAATCAATATAATCAGCATATGGGGGAAGGTAATGCGTATCAACGTTCGAGACCTTTCCATGCGACGTTGCTTGCCGTGACCCAGGAAGGCTTGAAAAATATTTATAAGCTGGTATCGATGGCACATATCAATTATTTTTATCGTGTACCAAGAATTCCAAGGTCCAAGCTACAGCAGTATCGAGAAGGCATATTAGTTGGAACTGCTTGTGATCAAGGGGAAGTCTTTGAAACGATGATGCAAAAATCAAAGGAACAGGCTGAGAAAGCAGCGAAATTTTATGATTATATTGAGGTTCAGCCGCCAGCCAATTTTGTTCATTTATATGACAAAGAATTAGTGCAGAATGAAGCACAGTTATACGATATTATCCGAAATATAGTTCAATTAGCTAATGATCTTAATAAACCATGCGTGGCGACAGGAAATGTTCATCACATTAACGAAAATGATCGAATATACCGTCAAATACTGATTGCCTCACAAAGTGGTAATCCGTTAAGTAGGCAAACACTGCCAAACGCATATTTCCGGACAACAAAAGAAATGATGGATGCTTTTTCCTTTTTAGGTGATGAGAAAGCGAAAGAAATTGTGATTGATAATCCTAATGCGCTCGTAGATCAATTGGAAGACATTAAACCTGTCAAAGAAGACTTATATACACCAAACATTGATGGTGCGGAACAAGAAATTAGAGATTTAAGTTATAATTTTGCCCGCTCAGTCTATGGTGATGAATTACCAGAAATTGTTGAAAAACGGATAGAAAAAGAACTGAAAAGTATTATTGGGCATGGGTTTGCGGTCATTTATTTAATTTCACAGAAGCTGGTGAAGAAGTCACTCGATGATGGTTATTTAGTTGGTTCACGGGGATCCGTAGGTTCATCATTAATTGCGACTTTCACCGAGATTACAGAAGTAAATCCGTTACCGCCTCACTACGTCTGTCCGGAATGTAAAGAGAGTCAGTTCTTCGATGATGGCTCTGTGGGGAGCGGCTTCGATTTACCTGATAAAAATTGTTCCAATTGTGACGTACCATTAAAGAAAGATGGTCAGGATATTCCTTTTGAGACGTTCTTAGGTTTCAAAGGGGATAAAGTACCCGATATTGATTTGAACTTCTCTGGTGAATATCAGCCGCGTGCGCATAACTATACGAAAGTCTTATTCGGTGAAGATAACGTATATCGTGCCGGAACAATAGGTACAGTTGCGGAGAAAACAGCATACGGTTATGTTAAAGGGTATGCAAGTGATAAGGAGATGACCTTGAAACAAGCTGAGGTTGATCGACTTGTGAAAGGTTGTACCGGTGCGAAAAGGACGACCGGCCAGCACCCAGGTGGTATCATTGTTGTACCGGATGACAAAGAAATTTATGATTTTACACCAATACAGTTTCCGGCAGATGACCGTAACTCCGAATGGAGAACAACACATTTTGATTTCCATTCTATTCATGATAACCTATTGAAATTAGACATACTTGGACACGATGATCCAACAGTTATCAGAATGTTACAGGATTTAAGTGGAATAGATCCTCAGACAGTTCCGACCGATGATGAGGAAGTAATGAAAATTTTCTCCGGACCGGAAGTGTTAGGCGTAACTTCAGAACAAATTATGTGTAAGACTGGTACTTTGGGGGTACCGGAATTTGGTACCCGATTCGTTCGCCAGATGCTGGAGGATACAAAGCCAAAAACGTTTGCTGAGCTTGTTATTATTTCCGGACTGAGTCACGGTACAGATGTATGGTTAGGTAATGCACAGGAATTGATTAACAATGGTATTTGTGGCTTGCCAGATGTTATCGGGTGTCGTGATGATATCATGGTCTACTTGATGCACAAAGGTCTCGATGCATCCCTTGCTTTTAAAATCATGGAGTTTGTTCGTAAAGGGAAAGGACTTGATCCAGAGTGGATTGAGGAAATGAAAAAACATGATGTGCCGGACTGGTACATCGATTCCTGTAAAAAAATTAAATATATGTTCCCTAAAGCACACGCTGCTGCGTATGTATTAATGGCGATTCGTATTGCTTATTTCAAGGTGCATCATCCTATATTATTCTATGCTGCTTATTTCACAGTAAGAGCGGATGATTTTGAATTAGATACGATGATTAAAGGATCAGAAGCTATTCGCAAACGAGTGAAAGAGATTTTAGAAAAAGGTAATGATGCCCCGCCAAAAGAGAAAAGTTTACTTACAGTCTTGGAATTGGCATTGGAAATGAATGAAAGGGGCTACCATTTTCAGAAGGTAGATCTTTACCGGTCATCTGCGACAGAATTTCTTGTTGAAGATAACAGTTTGATCCCGCCATTTAATGCAGTAGATGGTTTAGGGACAAATGCTGCGATTAACATTGAAAAAGCGCGTGAGGACGGTGAATTTTTATCAAAAGAAGATTTACGTGAGCGAAGCAGGATTTCAAAAACAGTACTGGAATATTTAGATCAACATGGCTGTCTAGAAGGAATGGCTGACAAGAACCAGCTGTCTTTATTCTAA